From a single Candidatus Kaelpia imicola genomic region:
- a CDS encoding ankyrin repeat domain-containing protein encodes MPRLSKCFKLVVFVFMMYVFFGFALSYADSTDELLNAAYNGRVDAVNYYLDNGVSINSTDEGGRTALMTASIGGRNEVIRLLMSRGASIDARDDKSGTALHAAAHAGHVETVRLLLNYGANIYTKADHSMTVLMLAAIGGSLETVRLLIEKGADIYARAENGKTASTFAYEAGFSDIGKILQ; translated from the coding sequence ATGCCTAGATTATCAAAATGTTTCAAGTTGGTTGTTTTTGTTTTTATGATGTATGTGTTTTTTGGTTTTGCTCTTTCATATGCAGACAGTACAGACGAACTTTTGAATGCTGCCTATAACGGAAGGGTGGATGCAGTTAACTACTATTTAGATAATGGGGTTAGCATCAACAGCACAGACGAAGGCGGAAGAACCGCCCTGATGACAGCCTCAATTGGCGGCAGAAACGAAGTCATAAGGCTATTGATGTCCAGAGGCGCAAGTATTGATGCAAGGGATGACAAAAGCGGCACAGCCCTGCATGCTGCGGCACATGCAGGTCACGTTGAAACCGTAAGATTGTTACTAAATTACGGAGCAAATATTTATACTAAAGCAGACCACAGCATGACAGTTCTAATGTTAGCGGCGATCGGAGGTAGTCTTGAAACCGTAAGATTATTGATAGAAAAAGGCGCTGATATTTACGCTAGAGCTGAAAACGGCAAGACAGCCTCAACGTTTGCATATGAAGCAGGATTTTCAGATATTGGAAAGATACTGCAATAA
- a CDS encoding tetratricopeptide repeat protein, protein MNKLFVPFLILVLLSGCSQEPSQSVRKETNNKKAQTYLDMGIEKYSLKDYTGAIQDYSKAIELNPKYAKAYYGRGSAKYSLNDERGAIQDYSKAIELNPEYVKAYRWRGVAKGILRDYAGAIQDFNEAIKINPEYAEAYFGRGLAKYFLNDERGAIQDYSKAIELNPEYVKAYYWRGLAKGILRDYAGAIQDFNEAIKINPEYAEAYFGRGFAKYLLKDKSGALSDLNKAGELGYAKAYELIRKIQK, encoded by the coding sequence ATGAATAAACTATTTGTGCCATTTTTGATATTGGTTCTACTTTCTGGTTGTAGTCAAGAGCCATCTCAGTCGGTAAGAAAAGAAACTAATAACAAAAAAGCTCAAACTTATTTAGATATGGGGATAGAGAAATATTCCCTGAAGGACTATACAGGAGCTATACAGGATTATAGTAAGGCAATAGAGCTCAACCCTAAATATGCAAAGGCTTACTATGGGCGAGGGTCGGCTAAATATTCTCTGAATGACGAAAGAGGAGCTATACAGGATTATAGTAAGGCAATAGAGCTCAACCCTGAATATGTAAAGGCTTACCGTTGGCGAGGTGTGGCTAAAGGTATTCTGAGGGACTATGCAGGAGCTATACAGGATTTTAATGAAGCAATAAAGATTAACCCTGAATATGCAGAGGCTTACTTTGGGCGAGGGTTGGCTAAATACTTTCTGAATGACGAAAGAGGAGCTATACAGGATTATAGTAAGGCGATAGAGCTCAACCCTGAATATGTAAAGGCTTACTATTGGCGAGGGTTAGCTAAAGGTATTCTGAGGGACTATGCAGGAGCTATACAGGATTTTAATGAAGCAATAAAGATTAACCCTGAATATGCAGAGGCTTACTTTGGGCGAGGGTTTGCTAAATATTTGCTGAAGGATAAATCGGGAGCGTTGAGCGATTTAAATAAAGCGGGAGAGTTGGGCTATGCAAAAGCTTATGAATTAATACGAAAAATACAAAAATAA
- a CDS encoding GNAT family N-acetyltransferase, giving the protein MNDVENIIINTPGVKALSLHEEHIDEIIELMNEEGWYYYDHHELKRYLTLNQDCFTLLEDGRIVGSIFTTKYDNQAWIGNIIIAKEARGIGLATKLIRGVIDYLRENKHVLIFRLGSVPLAIGLYKKMGFHAEAFATSQEAELPLKAEYEEMNLGEKIQVQRLDAHDLEAIGEIDERYFKSKRLQFLINVYNDSIKESCFCLKDQGKVVGFIMVRRRQASKDEGRFAEGPDYAYRLGPSCVLPEYGITGFKALFQEAIRAVNEEVRQLGSSARMYAVFPKNADKEEIYEDTREMAKAMGMDVNMNLDRVFDEHDHIFSVQKSTKNEEQWKYMENLGFHQEYFEQVMSYTPGEAVNIQPAQRKAEETRADSEGIFASATPGDKA; this is encoded by the coding sequence ATGAACGACGTTGAAAACATTATCATAAATACACCTGGAGTGAAGGCTCTAAGCTTACACGAAGAGCATATAGACGAAATAATTGAGTTGATGAATGAAGAGGGTTGGTACTATTATGACCACCATGAACTCAAAAGGTATTTGACGCTGAATCAGGATTGTTTTACACTTCTCGAAGATGGACGCATCGTAGGGAGTATCTTCACCACAAAGTACGACAATCAAGCCTGGATCGGCAATATCATTATCGCGAAAGAAGCCAGAGGAATAGGACTTGCCACTAAGCTGATAAGGGGTGTCATAGACTATCTGCGTGAAAACAAGCATGTTCTCATATTTCGACTTGGGTCGGTTCCGTTAGCGATAGGCCTTTACAAAAAGATGGGATTCCATGCAGAAGCCTTTGCAACGTCTCAGGAAGCCGAGTTACCCCTTAAGGCAGAATATGAGGAAATGAATTTGGGAGAGAAGATACAGGTGCAAAGACTCGATGCGCATGACCTGGAAGCCATCGGTGAAATTGATGAGCGATACTTCAAATCAAAACGCCTGCAGTTTCTTATAAATGTATACAATGATTCAATCAAGGAGAGTTGCTTCTGTTTGAAAGATCAAGGAAAGGTTGTGGGATTTATCATGGTGAGACGGAGACAGGCTTCGAAAGACGAAGGCCGTTTTGCTGAAGGACCAGATTATGCTTATCGCCTTGGCCCATCTTGTGTCCTGCCAGAGTATGGCATCACCGGCTTCAAAGCTCTCTTCCAGGAAGCGATACGGGCCGTTAATGAGGAAGTGCGCCAACTGGGAAGCAGCGCCAGGATGTATGCAGTATTTCCGAAGAATGCGGACAAAGAGGAGATTTATGAAGATACGCGAGAAATGGCAAAGGCAATGGGCATGGATGTGAATATGAATCTTGATAGAGTCTTTGACGAACACGATCATATCTTTAGTGTACAGAAGTCAACAAAAAATGAAGAACAATGGAAGTATATGGAGAATCTGGGCTTCCATCAGGAATATTTCGAGCAAGTGATGAGCTATACGCCCGGGGAAGCAGTAAATATACAACCAGCCCAAAGAAAGGCAGAGGAAACTAGGGCCGACTCGGAAGGAATTTTTGCGTCGGCGACGCCTGGTGACAAGGCATAA